One genomic segment of Sorex araneus isolate mSorAra2 chromosome X, mSorAra2.pri, whole genome shotgun sequence includes these proteins:
- the LOC129399879 gene encoding small cysteine and glycine repeat-containing protein 5-like — protein MGCCGCRGRTYVCCTRCGGCGCGGCGCGGCGGCGGCGGCGCGGCGSCTTCRCYRVGCCSGCCPCCCGCCGGCCSQPVVCCCRRTCCCQPCCCCSGCGGCGCGCGKGCCCSKGCCQQKCCCQKQCCC, from the coding sequence ATGGGGTGCTGTGGCTGTAGAGGTCGCACCTATGTCTGCTGCACTCGCTGCGGTGGCTGTGGCTgcggtggctgtggctgtggtggctgtggtggctgcgGTGGCTgcggtggctgtggctgtggcggCTGTGGCAGCTGCACCACCTGCAGATGCTACCGCGTGGGCTGCTGCTCCGGCTGCTGCCCCTGCTGCTGTGGCTGCTGTGGGGGCTGCTGCAGCCAACCCGTGGTCTGCTGCTGCCGCCGCACCTGCTGCTGCCAGCCATGTTGCTGCTGCTCTGGTTGTGGCGGCTGTGGCTGCGGCTGCGGGAAGGGTTGTTGCTGTAGCAAGGGCTGCTGCCAGCAGAAGTGCTGCTGCCAGAAGCAATGCTGCTGCTAG
- the LOC129399667 gene encoding small cysteine and glycine repeat-containing protein 5-like gives GGCGGCGGCGGCGGCGCGGCGCGGCGCGGCGSCTTCRCYRVGCCSGCCPCCCGCCGGCCSQPVVCCCRRTCCCQPCCCSSGCRGCGCGCGCGKGCGCSKGCCQQKCCCQKQCCC, from the coding sequence ggtggctgtggtggctgtggcGGCTGTGGCGGCTgtggtggctgtggctgtggtggctgtggctgtggcggCTGTGGCTGTGGCGGCTGTGGCAGCTGCACCACCTGCAGATGCTACCGCGTGGGCTGCTGCTCCGGCTGCTGCCCCTGCTGCTGTGGCTGCTGTGGGGGCTGCTGCAGCCAACCCGTGGTCTGCTGCTGCCGCCGCACCTGCTGCTGCCAGCCTTGTTGCTGCAGCTCTGGCTGTCGCGGCTGCGGCTGTGGCTGCGGCTGCGGGAAGGGCTGTGGCTGTAGCAAGGGCTGCTGCCAGCAGAAGTGCTGCTGCCAGAAGCAATGCTGCTGCTAG